A section of the Arcobacter roscoffensis genome encodes:
- a CDS encoding cation:proton antiporter — protein sequence MLGIIVSTIAIALIVNLILKKFHLPTIIGYIFTGTIIAYAFELHDAVNNHTLKEIAEFGVVFLMFTIGLEFSIEHLKKMKREVFVTGSLQILVTATFVFLVCYFAIGLSTETSVIIGAALALSSTAIVLKTFNETKEINRPHGRRVLGILIMQDIAVIPILLMISFFTMGDDKSVGYMIFETLVAAFILLTLLYVSGKYLLEPFLTLVSKTKTDELFVGSVLLLAIGSSYLAHYFGFTYSLGAFVAGMMISETKFKHQVEADLIPFRNILLGVFFITVGMQINFTVIGEYIWIILLLLPVLMGLKYAIIYTIVKFEDNKRVAFKTALSLIQIGEFSLAILELARSKDLVDPTYSQVLIVTIVISMVLTPIILKNLSKAAAKLVPEDVMMINSAHHVDEDKKNHVVVLGYGRFGQSIVNELKMLEQDYVVIEHNMKFYQLGEQRGEPIVFGNAAHRHILNSVNIKTASAVIVAVNNPEALQLICHAIDDLTHNAKTIITVTSEQDKKALEGLHLEHIIVETNQIAKSVVDEVMYCRLG from the coding sequence ATGTTAGGGATTATTGTCTCAACAATTGCAATTGCATTAATCGTAAATTTAATTCTAAAAAAGTTTCATTTACCTACTATCATTGGGTATATTTTTACAGGAACAATTATAGCTTATGCTTTTGAATTACATGATGCTGTAAATAACCATACATTAAAAGAAATAGCTGAATTTGGGGTTGTTTTTTTAATGTTTACTATTGGATTAGAATTCTCAATTGAACATCTAAAAAAGATGAAAAGGGAAGTGTTTGTAACAGGAAGTTTACAGATACTAGTTACTGCTACATTTGTATTTTTAGTATGTTACTTTGCAATTGGACTATCTACTGAAACATCTGTTATCATAGGTGCTGCACTTGCCTTGTCTTCAACAGCTATCGTACTTAAAACTTTTAATGAAACAAAAGAGATAAATAGACCTCATGGAAGACGTGTTTTAGGTATTTTAATTATGCAAGATATTGCAGTAATTCCTATTTTACTTATGATTTCTTTCTTTACTATGGGTGATGATAAAAGTGTAGGTTATATGATATTTGAAACATTAGTTGCTGCATTTATCTTATTAACACTGCTTTATGTTTCAGGAAAGTATTTATTAGAGCCATTTTTAACATTGGTTTCAAAAACTAAAACAGATGAGCTTTTTGTAGGTTCAGTACTTTTACTTGCAATTGGTTCTTCATATTTAGCTCATTATTTTGGTTTTACTTATTCACTTGGAGCTTTTGTTGCAGGTATGATGATTAGTGAGACAAAGTTTAAACATCAAGTTGAAGCTGACCTAATACCATTTAGAAATATTCTTTTAGGTGTGTTCTTTATTACAGTGGGTATGCAAATTAACTTTACAGTAATTGGTGAATATATTTGGATAATTCTTCTTTTACTTCCAGTTTTAATGGGATTGAAATATGCAATCATTTATACAATTGTGAAGTTTGAAGATAATAAAAGGGTTGCATTTAAAACAGCTTTATCATTGATTCAAATTGGTGAATTTTCACTTGCAATTTTAGAACTTGCAAGAAGTAAAGATTTAGTTGATCCTACTTATTCACAAGTATTGATTGTAACTATTGTAATTTCTATGGTATTAACTCCAATTATTCTGAAAAATTTATCTAAAGCAGCAGCTAAACTTGTTCCTGAAGATGTTATGATGATTAACTCAGCACACCATGTGGATGAAGATAAGAAAAACCATGTTGTAGTACTTGGATATGGAAGATTCGGTCAATCTATTGTAAATGAACTTAAAATGTTAGAACAAGATTATGTTGTAATTGAACATAATATGAAATTTTATCAGTTAGGTGAACAAAGAGGTGAGCCAATAGTTTTTGGAAATGCAGCACATAGACATATTCTAAACTCTGTAAATATTAAAACAGCCTCAGCTGTTATTGTTGCTGTTAATAACCCAGAAGCCTTACAGCTTATTTGTCATGCAATTGATGATTTAACTCATAATGCTAAGACAATTATTACAGTTACAAGTGAACAAGATAAGAAAGCTCTTGAAGGTTTACATCTAGAGCATATTATTGTTGAGACGAATCAAATAGCTAAATCAGTAGTTGATGAGGTTATGTATTGTAGATTAGGTTAA
- a CDS encoding DEAD/DEAH box helicase: MINLKKKLEVLYSQKKQIEDEIKALELQIQEEAKLKKNFTKDEKIDIFKSLFLARSDIYAKKWISKDGDKQGFYPVTQTFKGEDFLPITNHDIESHLRGLVHLATYCIDSNNNSKFIAFEILDEDKFKLQIALNSLNIRAYYELNSYNSLIAWIFFEEAISSKIVHNFGKFVMKKANISAKLYPNSEFATKASLGNSIELPLHLNYRKKNKTVFIDTNTNKIYEDQWMVLNNVSKINKETIYKFSQVSTSANDEKDFGNIEFPLNMIEMVLFDFIYIPTQNLSKSLINKLKSFASFENPQIKVLLSLRKPLYNTPRVLQGFEEDESHLMLPRGLKTKVCDFFNENGVKYTIDDKRHFEQIHTKKVKFTLRPEQDEAIKQILKADFSICVAPPGFGKTLIGAKMFEQRAVSTMIVVNKNMLLNQWIERFVDYFEYNKKDIGYLGKGKNKLNGIIDVATMQSLKNSPEIINKYSFVIVDECHHIPAVTFEQIIKNFKGKYILGLSATPNRKDGLQPILFQQLGEVAYEYKKKRTHTNKLKIIRTEFTSEADNYATIINELCVNEARNNLIIQQIKDNISRKILILTDRIEHINILENFLCEEKIEYVSIHGSMNKKEQVENMNKVRESSLILATTSYFGEGIDFPHLNTIMFVTPISYYGRLVQYLGRIGRGNQECLAIDFLDSKNPMLNSAYKKRLEGYKQMHYK, translated from the coding sequence ATGATAAATCTTAAGAAAAAATTAGAAGTACTTTATTCTCAAAAGAAACAAATTGAAGATGAGATTAAAGCCTTAGAGCTTCAAATACAAGAAGAAGCTAAGTTAAAAAAGAACTTTACAAAAGATGAGAAAATAGATATTTTTAAATCTTTATTTCTTGCAAGAAGTGATATTTATGCAAAAAAATGGATTAGTAAAGATGGAGATAAACAAGGCTTTTATCCTGTAACACAAACTTTTAAAGGGGAAGATTTTCTTCCTATTACAAACCATGATATAGAATCACACTTAAGAGGTTTGGTTCACCTAGCAACTTATTGTATAGATTCAAATAATAACTCAAAATTTATAGCCTTTGAAATACTTGATGAAGATAAGTTTAAACTACAGATTGCTTTAAACTCTTTGAATATCAGAGCTTATTATGAATTGAACTCTTATAATAGTTTAATTGCATGGATTTTTTTTGAAGAAGCTATTTCTTCAAAAATAGTACATAACTTTGGTAAATTTGTAATGAAAAAAGCAAATATAAGTGCTAAGCTTTATCCAAATAGTGAGTTTGCTACAAAAGCAAGCCTTGGAAATAGTATAGAGTTACCACTTCATTTAAACTATAGAAAAAAGAATAAAACTGTTTTTATTGATACTAATACAAATAAAATTTATGAAGATCAATGGATGGTTTTAAATAATGTCTCAAAAATAAATAAAGAGACTATTTATAAGTTTTCACAAGTAAGCACATCAGCAAATGATGAAAAAGATTTTGGGAATATAGAGTTTCCTCTAAATATGATTGAAATGGTTTTATTTGATTTTATTTATATTCCAACACAAAACTTATCTAAATCACTGATTAATAAACTTAAATCTTTTGCTTCTTTTGAGAATCCTCAAATCAAAGTACTATTAAGCCTTAGAAAACCTTTGTATAATACTCCAAGGGTGCTTCAAGGCTTTGAAGAAGATGAAAGTCATCTTATGCTTCCAAGAGGTCTTAAAACAAAAGTATGTGACTTTTTTAATGAAAATGGTGTTAAATATACTATTGATGATAAAAGACACTTTGAGCAAATACATACAAAAAAAGTGAAATTTACCTTAAGACCTGAACAAGATGAAGCTATAAAGCAGATTTTAAAAGCAGATTTTTCTATTTGTGTGGCTCCTCCTGGTTTTGGAAAAACATTAATTGGTGCTAAGATGTTTGAGCAAAGAGCAGTTAGTACTATGATTGTTGTAAATAAAAATATGCTTTTAAATCAATGGATTGAGAGATTTGTTGATTACTTTGAGTATAACAAAAAAGATATAGGTTATTTAGGAAAAGGAAAAAATAAACTAAATGGAATAATAGATGTTGCAACAATGCAAAGTTTAAAAAACTCCCCTGAGATTATCAATAAATACTCTTTTGTGATAGTTGATGAGTGTCACCATATTCCAGCAGTTACTTTTGAGCAGATTATCAAAAACTTTAAGGGAAAATATATCTTAGGTTTAAGTGCAACCCCAAATAGAAAAGATGGCTTACAACCAATTTTATTTCAACAATTAGGTGAAGTAGCATATGAGTATAAAAAGAAAAGAACTCATACAAATAAACTAAAGATAATTAGAACAGAATTTACAAGCGAGGCTGATAACTATGCGACTATAATTAATGAACTTTGTGTCAATGAAGCTAGAAATAACTTAATAATTCAGCAAATAAAAGATAATATATCTAGAAAGATTTTGATTCTTACAGACAGAATTGAGCATATAAATATTTTGGAAAATTTTTTATGTGAAGAAAAAATAGAGTATGTTAGTATTCATGGAAGTATGAATAAAAAAGAGCAAGTTGAAAATATGAATAAGGTTAGAGAATCATCTTTGATTTTAGCTACTACTTCGTATTTTGGTGAGGGAATAGACTTTCCTCACCTAAATACGATAATGTTTGTAACACCTATTTCATATTATGGTAGACTTGTGCAATATTTAGGAAGAATTGGTAGAGGAAATCAAGAGTGTTTAGCTATTGATTTTTTAGACTCAAAAAACCCTATGTTAAACTCTGCTTACAAAAAAAGGCTTGAAGGCTATAAGCAGATGCATTATAAATAA
- a CDS encoding lysophospholipid acyltransferase family protein, translated as MIDVQKEIEKKFPNINKKQNFLKKSLFKIARKIVHEDSINQFLSQNEHLKGFEFVDAVLDYFDFDYTVSSNDLQNIPSSGKVVIIANHPLGGLDALCLLRLISQVRKDVRIVANDFLVGFEALNSLLIPIDNYKIRQSKKDIKNIYDALNNEEAIIIFPAGEVSRATSKGIKDPIWSKGFLNFAQNTGSPILPIYLNAKNSKTFYTVSVLNKTFSTLLLSNEMFKKKSKRINIKIGEIIPNENILPKGINKKFLVNLYRKHLYALKKGKKSFFQTQSAIAHPQRRADILSELKSSQLIGETKDGKEIYLYDYTEDSVVLKELGRLREISFRKVGEGINKKRDTDKFDIYYQHIILWDKNDLEIVGSYRIGNSDFIYKNIGVKGFYSNKLFDYNEDMIPYLKNSIELGRSFVQPKYWGTRALDYLWYGIGAYLKKNPHIKYMFGPVSMSASFPKAAKDMMVYYYSHYFKTKASLVTAKIPYQYSNSVNEVKEVFHLEDKRADFKLLKSTLSNMNCAVPTLYKQYSDIASEGGVKFCDFNIDPEFADCVDGFILVEVDKIKDSARKRYIDKD; from the coding sequence ATGATTGATGTACAAAAAGAGATAGAAAAAAAGTTTCCTAATATAAATAAAAAACAGAACTTTTTAAAAAAATCTTTATTTAAAATAGCTAGAAAGATAGTGCATGAAGACTCGATTAACCAGTTCTTATCACAAAATGAACATTTAAAAGGTTTTGAGTTTGTAGATGCTGTTTTAGACTATTTTGACTTTGACTATACTGTTTCAAGTAATGATTTACAAAACATTCCAAGTTCAGGAAAAGTAGTAATTATTGCTAACCATCCTTTAGGTGGATTAGACGCACTATGTTTACTTAGACTAATCTCACAAGTAAGAAAAGATGTAAGAATTGTTGCAAATGATTTTTTAGTTGGATTTGAAGCTTTAAACTCACTTTTAATTCCAATTGATAATTATAAAATTAGACAATCTAAAAAAGATATTAAAAACATCTATGATGCCTTAAATAATGAAGAGGCTATTATCATCTTCCCAGCAGGTGAAGTTAGTCGTGCCACTTCAAAAGGTATAAAAGATCCTATTTGGAGTAAAGGTTTTTTAAACTTTGCCCAAAATACAGGTTCACCAATACTTCCTATATATTTAAATGCAAAAAATTCTAAAACATTTTATACAGTATCTGTTTTAAATAAAACTTTTTCAACTTTACTTTTATCAAATGAGATGTTTAAAAAGAAATCAAAAAGAATTAATATCAAAATTGGAGAGATTATTCCTAATGAAAATATATTACCAAAAGGAATAAATAAAAAGTTTTTAGTAAATCTTTATAGAAAGCATTTATATGCACTAAAAAAAGGAAAAAAATCTTTTTTTCAAACACAATCAGCAATTGCTCACCCTCAAAGAAGAGCAGATATATTATCAGAGCTTAAAAGCTCTCAATTAATAGGTGAAACAAAAGATGGGAAAGAGATATACCTTTATGACTACACAGAAGACTCTGTTGTATTAAAAGAGCTTGGAAGATTAAGAGAAATATCTTTTAGAAAGGTTGGTGAGGGTATCAACAAAAAAAGAGATACTGATAAGTTTGATATATATTATCAACATATTATTTTATGGGATAAAAATGATTTAGAAATAGTTGGTTCATATAGAATTGGTAATTCTGATTTTATCTATAAAAATATAGGAGTTAAAGGTTTTTATTCAAATAAACTATTTGACTACAACGAAGATATGATTCCATACTTAAAAAATTCTATTGAGCTTGGAAGAAGTTTTGTGCAACCTAAATACTGGGGAACAAGAGCCTTAGATTACCTATGGTATGGAATTGGAGCTTATCTTAAGAAGAACCCACATATAAAATATATGTTTGGACCTGTATCTATGAGTGCATCTTTTCCAAAAGCAGCAAAAGATATGATGGTTTATTACTATTCACATTATTTTAAAACAAAAGCTAGTTTAGTAACTGCAAAAATCCCTTATCAATACTCAAATAGTGTAAATGAAGTAAAAGAAGTTTTTCATTTAGAAGATAAAAGAGCTGACTTTAAACTTTTAAAATCTACTCTATCAAATATGAACTGTGCAGTACCCACACTTTATAAACAGTACTCTGATATCGCATCAGAAGGTGGTGTTAAATTTTGCGATTTTAATATTGACCCTGAATTTGCTGATTGTGTTGATGGATTTATCTTAGTTGAAGTTGATAAAATAAAAGATAGCGCAAGAAAAAGATATATAGATAAGGATTAA